The Aureimonas mangrovi genome includes a region encoding these proteins:
- a CDS encoding acyl-CoA carboxylase subunit beta: MLEIVARLEEKRAEARLGGGQKRIEAQHAKGRLTARERLDVLLDEGSFEELDTYVEHNATDFGMAEQRVPGDGVVTGSGTINGRLVFVFSQDFTVFGGSLSERHAAKICKIMDMALKVGAPVVGLNDSGGARIQEGVASLGGYAEVFQRNVLASGVVPQISLVMGPCAGGAVYSPAMTDFIFMVKHSSYMFVTGPDVVKTVTGEVVSQEDLGGAVTHSVRSGVADLALENDIEALLAARDFFDFLPASNRSGVPERETSDPADRLEPSLDTLVPDSSNKPYDMRELIAKVADEGDFFELQPDHAANIIVGFGRIEGRTVGFVANQPMVLAGVLDIAASKKAARFVRFCDAFEIPIVTFVDVPGFLPGVAQEHNGIIKHGAKLLFAYGEATVPKITVITRKAYGGAYDVMASKHLRGDLNYAWPTAEIAVMGAKGAVEIIFRKDAGDPQKIAALTKEYEERFANPFVAASMGFIDEVIMPHSTRRRIATGLRKLRGKRLENPWKKHDNIPL; this comes from the coding sequence GTGCTGGAAATCGTGGCAAGGCTCGAGGAGAAGCGCGCTGAGGCGCGGCTCGGAGGCGGGCAGAAGCGCATCGAGGCGCAGCACGCCAAGGGCCGGCTGACGGCGCGCGAGCGCCTCGACGTCCTTCTCGACGAGGGCTCCTTCGAGGAGCTCGACACCTATGTCGAGCACAACGCCACCGATTTCGGCATGGCCGAGCAGCGCGTGCCGGGCGACGGGGTGGTGACGGGTTCGGGCACGATCAACGGACGGCTCGTCTTCGTGTTCTCACAGGATTTCACGGTCTTCGGCGGCTCGCTGTCGGAGCGCCACGCCGCCAAGATCTGCAAGATCATGGACATGGCGCTGAAGGTCGGCGCGCCGGTCGTCGGGCTGAACGATTCGGGCGGCGCGCGCATCCAGGAGGGCGTCGCCTCGCTCGGCGGCTATGCCGAGGTGTTCCAGCGCAACGTTCTCGCCTCGGGCGTCGTGCCGCAGATCAGCCTCGTCATGGGCCCCTGCGCGGGCGGGGCGGTCTACTCGCCCGCCATGACGGACTTCATCTTCATGGTGAAGCACTCCTCCTACATGTTCGTCACCGGGCCGGACGTGGTCAAGACGGTGACGGGCGAGGTGGTCAGCCAGGAGGATCTCGGCGGCGCCGTCACGCACTCAGTGCGCTCGGGCGTCGCGGACCTCGCGCTCGAGAACGACATCGAGGCGCTTCTCGCCGCGCGCGACTTCTTCGACTTCCTGCCCGCCTCCAACCGCTCCGGCGTGCCCGAGCGCGAGACGAGCGATCCGGCGGACCGGCTGGAGCCGAGCCTCGACACGCTGGTGCCGGACAGCTCCAACAAGCCCTACGACATGCGCGAACTGATCGCGAAAGTCGCCGACGAGGGCGATTTCTTCGAGCTCCAGCCGGACCATGCCGCCAACATCATCGTCGGCTTCGGGCGCATCGAGGGCCGCACCGTCGGCTTCGTCGCCAACCAGCCGATGGTGCTGGCCGGCGTCCTCGACATCGCGGCCTCGAAGAAGGCGGCGCGCTTCGTGCGCTTCTGCGATGCCTTCGAGATCCCGATCGTCACCTTCGTCGACGTGCCGGGCTTCCTGCCGGGCGTGGCGCAGGAGCACAACGGCATCATCAAGCACGGCGCCAAGCTGCTCTTCGCCTATGGCGAGGCGACGGTGCCCAAGATCACCGTCATCACCCGCAAGGCCTATGGCGGGGCCTACGACGTGATGGCTTCCAAGCACCTGCGCGGCGACCTCAACTACGCCTGGCCGACGGCCGAGATCGCGGTGATGGGCGCCAAGGGCGCCGTCGAGATCATCTTCCGGAAGGATGCGGGCGATCCTCAGAAGATCGCCGCGCTGACGAAGGAATACGAGGAGCGCTTCGCCAACCCCTTCGTCGCCGCCTCGATGGGCTTCATCGACGAGGTGATCATGCCGCATTCCACGCGCCGCCGGATCGCCACCGGGCTTCGCAAGCTGCGCGGCAAGCGGTTGGAGAACCCGTGGAAGAAGCACGACAACATTCCGCTGTGA
- a CDS encoding glycosyltransferase family 2 protein, with the protein MRGGRGLQSAGFRAHPPARGWRVAASPQRGADEPEDEILLRILQRQFGRQQIALLGRALRPGGSGARDVLFAAIRRRLGGALRAAPPPPVPEAINDEDRRILRALHARGDSPATSALIFCDRSAGAADLDRALAAARAQIVPFETIVLAVREGSPLAARAAALAQGTPDVVSSLQDSRFPTGACVILDASVTLRPEAGAVLAATMGVADAELVYADHALRAPDGSCGEPFHKPVYSPRLAEGSHYMGPCALVAVRAGTTAAALAGEIEAAGGVAPFITRRAAASGTDKVHRAPFVLFEERAARQAALLPPAPRAPAPSAANAPTVAIIIPTRNQLALLRPCIASVLARTDYPREAISIIVVDNGSSDEPTLRYLREGEASGSFAVMRDAGAFNYARLNNRAVRRTEAEILVLLNNDTLITQPDWLARMVEAAAQEGVGAVGAKLLYRDDTVQHGGVILGIQGVAAHADVNIAADAPGYHGLAWHDREVSAVTAACLATRRAVFEAVGGFDETLAVAFNDTLLCIRMLEAGYTNLQLNSVRVTHLESKSRGHDEAPEKRARFLQETLHARREGNGFFLDDPFYSPRLSLRSPYQAAAVPRHRKPWRAPRFSPVPSVLLLADMQDEGVAAAVRDQATALAAGGFTVHVGGMGGPTDGWGQTVLRLPDPLHAAAFAAAQDIDVVIAHTPPFHSVVRWAGARPIVLCVDHATQPRDEETAFAFAAARRVLRPDEPADSLAGDLIALWQES; encoded by the coding sequence ATGCGCGGCGGACGAGGCCTTCAATCCGCCGGCTTCCGAGCCCACCCGCCCGCCCGGGGCTGGAGGGTCGCGGCATCCCCGCAGCGCGGCGCCGACGAACCGGAGGACGAAATCCTGCTGCGCATCCTGCAACGGCAGTTCGGCCGGCAACAGATAGCGCTTCTCGGTCGCGCCCTGCGGCCGGGCGGGTCCGGCGCGCGGGACGTCCTGTTCGCCGCGATCCGACGCCGGCTGGGGGGTGCCCTGCGCGCCGCCCCGCCGCCGCCCGTGCCCGAGGCGATCAACGACGAGGACCGCCGCATCCTGCGCGCGCTGCATGCGCGCGGCGACAGCCCGGCGACCTCAGCGCTGATCTTCTGCGATCGGTCCGCAGGCGCCGCCGACCTCGACCGCGCTCTGGCCGCCGCCCGCGCGCAGATCGTGCCCTTCGAGACGATCGTCCTCGCTGTGCGCGAAGGCTCGCCGCTTGCCGCCCGCGCCGCGGCTCTCGCGCAGGGCACGCCGGACGTCGTGAGCAGCCTCCAGGACAGCCGCTTCCCGACCGGCGCCTGCGTGATCCTCGACGCCTCCGTGACGCTGCGCCCGGAGGCCGGCGCCGTCCTGGCCGCGACGATGGGCGTCGCGGACGCCGAACTCGTCTATGCCGACCACGCGCTGCGCGCGCCGGACGGCTCGTGCGGCGAGCCCTTCCACAAGCCCGTCTATTCACCGCGCCTCGCCGAAGGCTCCCATTACATGGGGCCGTGCGCGCTGGTCGCGGTCCGGGCCGGGACCACGGCCGCTGCTCTTGCGGGCGAGATCGAGGCGGCGGGCGGCGTCGCGCCCTTCATCACGCGGCGCGCAGCCGCAAGCGGCACCGACAAGGTGCATCGCGCGCCCTTCGTCCTCTTCGAGGAGAGGGCGGCGCGTCAGGCGGCGCTTCTGCCGCCCGCGCCCCGCGCCCCGGCGCCTTCTGCCGCGAACGCGCCCACGGTCGCGATCATCATCCCCACGCGCAACCAGTTGGCCCTTCTTCGCCCCTGCATCGCGTCGGTCCTCGCGCGCACCGACTATCCTCGCGAGGCCATCTCGATCATCGTCGTTGACAACGGTTCGAGCGACGAGCCGACGCTGCGCTATCTGCGCGAGGGCGAGGCCTCCGGCTCCTTCGCCGTGATGCGCGATGCGGGCGCCTTCAATTACGCGCGGCTGAACAACCGCGCCGTGCGCCGGACCGAGGCCGAGATCCTCGTGCTCCTCAACAACGACACGCTGATCACCCAGCCGGACTGGCTGGCGCGCATGGTCGAGGCTGCGGCGCAGGAGGGCGTGGGCGCCGTGGGCGCCAAACTCCTCTACAGGGACGACACCGTGCAGCATGGCGGCGTGATCCTCGGCATTCAGGGCGTCGCCGCCCATGCCGACGTCAACATCGCCGCCGACGCGCCCGGCTATCACGGCCTCGCCTGGCACGACCGCGAGGTTTCGGCGGTGACGGCGGCGTGCCTCGCCACGCGCCGCGCCGTGTTCGAGGCCGTCGGCGGCTTCGACGAAACGCTGGCCGTCGCCTTCAACGACACGCTCCTGTGCATCCGAATGCTGGAGGCCGGCTACACGAACCTGCAGCTCAATTCGGTCCGCGTCACGCATCTGGAATCGAAGTCGCGCGGGCATGACGAGGCGCCGGAAAAGCGCGCCCGCTTCCTGCAGGAGACGTTGCACGCGCGCCGCGAGGGCAACGGCTTCTTCCTGGACGATCCGTTCTACAGCCCGCGCCTCTCCCTGCGCAGCCCCTACCAGGCCGCCGCCGTTCCGCGCCATCGCAAGCCATGGCGCGCGCCGCGCTTCTCGCCTGTGCCGAGCGTCCTCCTCCTCGCCGACATGCAGGACGAGGGCGTTGCCGCCGCGGTCCGCGATCAGGCCACCGCCCTCGCCGCGGGCGGGTTCACCGTGCATGTCGGCGGGATGGGCGGGCCCACGGATGGATGGGGTCAGACCGTGCTCCGCCTGCCCGATCCGCTGCACGCGGCCGCCTTTGCGGCGGCGCAGGACATCGACGTCGTCATCGCCCACACACCACCCTTCCACTCGGTGGTGCGCTGGGCCGGGGCGCGGCCGATCGTCCTGTGCGTCGACCACGCGACGCAGCCGCGCGACGAGGAGACGGCCTTCGCCTTCGCCGCCGCGCGCCGGGTCCTGCGGCCCGACGAGCCGGCCGATAGCCTTGCGGGCGACCTGATCGCGCTCTGGCAGGAAAGCTGA
- a CDS encoding HlyD family type I secretion periplasmic adaptor subunit, producing the protein MSAPKANWARDIRTGTRGPVILGLALTGVFLCGFAAWGVTAPLAGATVASGFVSAMGQNQRVQHLEGGIVSQIAVHEGERVEDGQILYELDPTAALADRNRLLKQSVSLRARAERLVAERDGAERLELSEALQTAGEDTGMTLHLREQTREFDVRLERFRQERAILFQRVEALQEQTVGLKAQQDAVERQLVVVREESARKLSLLERGLTDRSEYTALLRSEADLVGQSGQLGSNILATNIQVVEAHEQIARLDTQRIETASAELNTVRGEIEQAEEALTTAVNVLSRTSVRSPTKGVVVQIAHNSVGSVVRPGETLLEILPTTDDLVVEARIPIQSIDSVRVGQPARLQFSALNARVTPSVDGEVAYVSADRLVDEANNQPYYLARIAITRELPAEITREQVYPGMPVESFIQTGERTFFEYLSRPILDSFGRAFRES; encoded by the coding sequence GACCCGTCATCCTCGGCCTCGCGCTGACGGGCGTCTTCCTCTGCGGCTTCGCGGCATGGGGCGTCACCGCCCCGCTCGCGGGGGCGACGGTGGCCAGCGGCTTCGTCTCCGCGATGGGCCAGAACCAGCGCGTGCAGCATCTGGAGGGCGGCATCGTCTCGCAGATCGCCGTCCATGAGGGGGAGCGCGTCGAGGACGGGCAGATCCTCTACGAACTCGACCCGACGGCCGCGCTCGCCGACCGCAACCGGCTTCTCAAGCAGTCCGTCTCGCTTCGCGCGCGTGCCGAACGCCTGGTCGCCGAGCGCGACGGCGCCGAGCGGCTGGAACTGAGCGAGGCCCTCCAGACGGCCGGCGAGGACACCGGCATGACCCTGCATCTGCGCGAGCAGACGCGCGAGTTCGATGTGCGGCTCGAGCGATTCCGCCAGGAGCGTGCGATCCTGTTCCAGCGCGTGGAGGCGCTGCAGGAGCAGACCGTCGGGCTGAAGGCCCAGCAGGACGCGGTGGAACGCCAGCTCGTCGTCGTGCGCGAGGAAAGCGCACGCAAGCTCTCGCTTCTGGAGCGCGGGCTGACCGATCGCTCCGAGTACACCGCGCTCCTGCGCTCGGAGGCCGATCTCGTCGGCCAGTCCGGCCAGCTCGGCTCCAACATCCTGGCGACCAACATTCAGGTGGTGGAGGCGCACGAGCAGATCGCGCGGCTCGACACGCAACGCATCGAGACCGCCTCGGCCGAGCTGAACACCGTGCGCGGCGAAATCGAGCAGGCCGAGGAGGCGCTGACGACGGCTGTGAACGTCCTGTCGCGCACCAGCGTGCGCTCGCCGACCAAGGGCGTCGTCGTGCAGATCGCGCACAATTCGGTCGGCTCCGTCGTGCGGCCGGGCGAGACGCTGCTCGAGATCCTGCCGACGACCGACGACCTCGTGGTTGAGGCGCGCATCCCGATCCAGAGCATCGACTCGGTGCGCGTCGGCCAGCCGGCCCGCCTGCAGTTCAGCGCGCTCAACGCGCGGGTGACGCCGAGCGTCGACGGGGAAGTGGCCTACGTCTCGGCCGACCGTCTCGTCGACGAGGCCAACAATCAGCCCTACTATCTCGCTCGCATCGCCATCACCCGCGAGCTGCCGGCCGAGATCACCCGCGAGCAGGTCTATCCGGGCATGCCGGTGGAGAGCTTCATCCAGACCGGCGAGCGCACCTTCTTCGAGTATCTCAGCCGCCCGATCCTCGACAGCTTCGGCCGCGCCTTCCGCGAAAGCTGA